Proteins encoded by one window of Cuniculiplasma divulgatum:
- a CDS encoding FkbM family methyltransferase, with the protein MHTKELINTFFLIKKQYRNYIGILFTLYAKRKTSHIKDVNFSVFLRDGEELTVPYGRVTAFVRLNNIKNSNISEIKLTNDGISFKYKEVPILLDPARYSDPDAVFFYEEYKFLNVKDRDVIDIGMNIGDSALYFSINGAKRVIGLEPYPYAFSFAEKNVKLNSVNNIILLNAGYGKDSNIIIDQGKFSSNGSTLISSVKGKNIPIFSLKTLIDKYNIKNGILKMDCEGCEYALLEEDDKVLNNIEMIQIEYHYGCENLVKKLRNCSFYVEYTEPRNSYNPNAENQI; encoded by the coding sequence ATGCATACAAAAGAACTGATAAATACTTTTTTTCTTATAAAAAAACAATATAGAAATTACATTGGCATTCTTTTTACGTTATACGCAAAACGTAAGACTAGCCATATCAAAGATGTAAATTTCAGTGTGTTTCTTAGGGACGGGGAAGAACTTACGGTACCATATGGGAGAGTCACGGCATTTGTTAGACTAAACAATATAAAAAACAGTAACATATCAGAAATAAAATTAACAAATGATGGAATATCATTTAAATACAAAGAAGTCCCAATCTTATTAGACCCTGCAAGATATTCAGATCCGGATGCAGTTTTCTTTTATGAAGAATATAAATTTCTGAACGTTAAGGATAGAGATGTAATAGATATTGGAATGAATATAGGAGATTCAGCACTTTATTTTTCTATAAATGGTGCTAAGCGTGTTATAGGACTTGAACCCTATCCATATGCATTTTCATTTGCAGAAAAGAACGTAAAATTAAATAGCGTTAATAACATAATATTGTTAAATGCTGGATATGGAAAGGATTCTAATATCATTATAGATCAGGGAAAATTTTCTTCTAATGGATCAACCCTAATTTCTTCAGTAAAAGGAAAAAATATACCTATATTTTCTTTAAAAACTTTGATTGATAAATATAATATTAAGAACGGTATATTAAAGATGGACTGCGAAGGCTGTGAATATGCATTGTTAGAGGAAGATGATAAAGTTCTTAATAACATAGAGATGATTCAAATTGAATATCACTATGGATGTGAAAATCTTGTTAAAAAGCTAAGAAATTGTAGTTTTTATGTAGAATATACTGAACCAAGGAATTCATACAATCCTAATGCAGAAAACCAAATATGA